Proteins from a genomic interval of Chroococcidiopsis thermalis PCC 7203:
- a CDS encoding alpha/beta fold hydrolase — translation MSQITIPNTEFYTWKNYRCAYEHYPTEAQDSTPLLLIHPIGVGLSRRFWHRFCQAWYQSGHNNPIYNPDLLGCGESEMPHIAYTPADWAAQLQHFLQTVIQKPVTLVVQGALLPVALETVRLQTQPNLIQKLVLASPPAIALVTQPTGMRQQKLTWNLLDSPLGTAFYFYARRPQFLSSFSTRQLFASSDRVDSEWLDLLVKGAANPASRYAVFSFLAGFWRQNYRDAIAAIAQPTLVVVGDRASSISKDKQDTPDRRLADYLKCLPQAKGVKISGRNVLPYESTTEFVATLAAFEP, via the coding sequence ATGAGCCAGATAACAATCCCAAATACAGAGTTTTACACTTGGAAAAACTACCGCTGCGCTTACGAACACTACCCCACAGAAGCTCAAGATAGCACTCCTTTGCTACTCATTCACCCGATTGGAGTTGGCTTATCGCGTCGATTTTGGCATCGCTTCTGTCAAGCTTGGTATCAAAGCGGACACAATAATCCGATTTACAATCCCGACCTCCTCGGCTGCGGTGAGAGCGAGATGCCACATATCGCCTACACTCCGGCTGATTGGGCTGCGCAGTTGCAACATTTTCTGCAAACAGTCATCCAAAAACCCGTCACCTTGGTCGTGCAAGGGGCGCTGCTACCTGTAGCGCTTGAAACCGTCCGGTTGCAAACTCAACCAAATCTCATCCAAAAATTAGTATTGGCTAGCCCCCCAGCGATCGCACTCGTGACTCAACCAACAGGAATGAGGCAGCAAAAACTGACATGGAATTTGCTAGATTCGCCCCTTGGCACTGCTTTTTATTTTTATGCTCGCAGACCGCAGTTTTTGAGTTCTTTCTCGACCCGTCAGCTATTTGCTAGTAGCGATCGCGTCGATAGTGAATGGTTGGATCTGTTGGTCAAAGGTGCGGCAAATCCCGCCAGCCGTTATGCAGTCTTTTCCTTCTTAGCGGGTTTCTGGCGACAGAATTATCGAGATGCGATCGCGGCGATCGCTCAACCAACATTAGTTGTTGTGGGCGATCGAGCATCGAGTATCAGTAAAGACAAGCAGGATACGCCAGATCGACGATTAGCCGATTATCTTAAGTGTTTGCCTCAAGC